One stretch of Euphorbia lathyris chromosome 7, ddEupLath1.1, whole genome shotgun sequence DNA includes these proteins:
- the LOC136235445 gene encoding G-type lectin S-receptor-like serine/threonine-protein kinase At1g34300, with product MKLRNSIVLLFSPLFVSFLFSFSAAQILPGSSLSTSNLNQTWDSPNNTFSAGFIQLGSSYAAAVYYSGGVPVWIAGGSLMLVDAGGSFHFSSNGTLQLLNASGSVIWDSNTSDLGVTSAALDDSGNLVLRNGTGASVWSTFQNPTDTIVPNQNFTANQVLKSGLYSFRLLNSGNITLTWNDSIIYWNEGLNSSVRSNLTSPVLGLQPIGIMVISDFTFTSPTIKAYSSDYAEGSDILRFLKLDMDGNLRIYSSALRSGTATMRWAAMADQCQVYGYCGNMGICSYNESNSNPICGCPSENFEPVDVNDSRKGCKRKVEVGNCPGSATMLEMDHSMFLTYQPQITTQVFSVGISACRLNCLVSSSCVASTSLSDGTGLCYLKTPEFVSGYQNPALPSTSYVKVCGPVQPYNSPDLQIGGNRKSSMRVWVVCVVVLATLLGLIALEGGLWWWCCRNSPRFSTLSAQYALLEYASGAPVQFSYKDLHRTTKGFKEKLGAGGFGAVYKGVLANKTVVAVKRLEGIEQGEKQFRMEVATISSTHHLNLVRLIGFCSEGRHRLLVYEFMKNGSLDNFLFSAEEQSAKFLNWQQRFNIAIGTARGITYLHEECRDCIVHCDIKPENILLDENYNAKVSDFGLAKLVNPKEHRSITLKSVRGTRGYLAPEWLANLPITSKSDVYSYGMVLLEIVSGRRNFEVSEGTDRKKFTVWAYEELEKGNVNAIIDKQLGEEDVNMEQVKRAIQVSFWCIQEQPSQRPMIGRVVQMLEGILEIEKPPAPKVLTEVSINGTSINMSSNASNVSTFAASASAATPSSFSSFQTTGVSPLPSGRNFDKPSSSFLAPSEPK from the coding sequence ATGAAACTTCGAAATTCAATCGTTCTACTGTTTTCCCCCCTTTTTGTTTCCTTTCTTTTCTCATTTTCTGCTGCCCAGATATTGCCTGGCTCGTCTCTCTCTACTTCCAATCTCAACCAGACTTGGGATTCTCCCAATAATACCTTTTCTGCTGGATTTATCCAACTTGGTTCTAGCTATGCCGCCGCCGTCTATTACTCTGGTGGAGTTCCGGTCTGGATCGCCGGTGGTTCATTGATGCTTGTTGATGCTGGTGGTTCTTTCCATTTCAGCTCTAACGGAACTCTCCAACTTCTTAACGCCTCTGGTTCTGTTATCTGGGACTCCAACACCAGCGATCTCGGTGTAACCTCCGCTGCCCTGGATGATTCCGGCAATCTCGTTCTCCGAAATGGAACCGGCGCTTCCGTCTGGTCAACTTTCCAGAATCCTACGGATACCATCGTCCCTAATCAGAATTTCACGGCGAATCAAGTATTGAAATCTGGGCTCTACTCCTTTCGGCTTCTTAATTCTGGTAATATCACGCTTACTTGGAATGATAGTATCATTTACTGGAATGAAGGTTTGAATTCATCTGTTCGATCTAATTTGACTTCTCCAGTTTTAGGGTTACAACCAATTGGGATTATGGTTATCTCTGATTTTACTTTCACTAGTCCAACTATTAAGGCTTACAGTAGTGATTATGCAGAAGGTAGTGATATTTTGAGGTTTTTGAAGTTAGACATGGATGGGAATTTGAGGATCTACAGTTCTGCTTTAAGGAGTGGTACTGCAACTATGAGATGGGCAGCCATGGCTGATCAGTGTCAGGTTTATGGGTATTGTGGGAATATGGGGATTTGTAGTTACAATGAATCAAATTCTAATCCAATTTGTGGATGCCCATCTGAGAATTTTGAGCCTGTTGATGTGAATGATAGTAGAAAAGGGTGTAAAAGAAAGGTGGAGGTTGGGAATTGTCCAGGAAGTGCTACAATGTTGGAAATGGATCATTCCATGTTTTTAACTTACCAGCCTCAAATAACCACTCAGGTTTTTTCTGTTGGTATATCGGCTTGCCGGTTGAACTGTCTTGTGAGTAGTTCTTGTGTTGCATCGACGTCGTTGTCTGATGGAACTGGTTTGTGTTACTTGAAAACTCCAGAATTTGTGAGTGGGTATCAGAATCCAGCCCTTCCTAGTACTTCATATGTGAAGGTTTGTGGACCGGTGCAGCCATACAATTCGCCCGATTTGCAGATTGGAGGAAATAGAAAAAGTAGTATGCGTGTTTGGGTTGTTTGTGTAGTTGTGCTGGCTACCCTTCTTGGCTTGATTGCTCTAGAGGGTGGTTTATGGTGGTGGTGCTGCAGAAATAGTCCGAGATTCAGTACTTTGTCTGCGCAGTATGCGCTTCTTGAGTATGCCTCTGGTGCACCAGTGCAGTTCTCGTATAAGGACTTGCATCGCACAACAAAGGGGTTTAAGGAGAAGCTTGGAGCTGGGGGGTTTGGAGCTGTGTATAAAGGAGTTCTTGCAAATAAAACAGTAGTTGCTGTGAAGCGACTTGAGGGGATCGAGCAGGGTGAGAAGCAGTTCCGGATGGAGGTTGCTACTATTAGTAGCACTCATCATTTGAATTTGGTGAGACTGATTGGATTTTGTTCCGAGGGACGCCATAGGCTTTTGGTATACGAGTTCATGAAAAATGGATCGCTTGATAatttccttttctctgctgaaGAGCAGTCAGCTAAATTCTTGAACTGGCAGCAGAGATTTAATATTGCCATTGGAACAGCGAGAGGCATCACATACCTTCACGAGGAATGTCGTGATTGCATTGTTCATTGTGATATAAAGCCGGAAAACATTCTGTTGGATGAAAATTACAATGCTAAGGTCTCAGATTTTGGCCTTGCAAAGCTTGTAAACCCGAAAGAGCATAGGTCCATAACACTGAAAAGTGTTAGAGGGACTAGAGGATATTTGGCACCGGAGTGGCTGGCAAACCTTCCGATAACCTCAAAATCTGATGTTTACAGTTACGGTATGGTATTGCTGGAGATAGTAAGCGGAAGAAGGAATTTCGAAGTATCTGAAGGAACAGATCGAAAGAAGTTCACAGTGTGGGCTTACGAAGAGCTTGAGAAGGGTAACGTGAATGCAATTATAGACAAACAGCTTGGTGAAGAAGATGTGAATATGGAACAAGTGAAGAGAGCAATTCAGGTGAGCTTTTGGTGCATCCAAGAGCAACCAAGTCAAAGACCAATGATCGGAAGAGTGGTGCAGATGCTGGAGGGAATATTAGAAATCGAGAAACCACCAGCTCCGAAGGTGTTGACAGAAGTATCGATCAATGGCACGAGCATCAACATGAGTAGCAATGCAAGTAATGTCTCAACCTTTGCAGCCTCAGCTTCAGCAGCAACTCCTTCATCATTTTCGTCATTTCAGACTACGGGGGTTTCCCCTTTGCCTTCAGGGAGGAATTTCGATAAGCCATCGTCATCCTTTTTAGCTCCTTCTGAACCTAAATGA